Sequence from the bacterium genome:
AACTGGATATTGAAGACAAAACCGAGATTTAAAGAAAGGCTTAAAGATATATACAAAAAGAAGAAAGAATTAGGATTAGAGTAAAAGTGTAAGTATTGCAAAAATGATTGAGGTAGGTTACTAGAAAATGAAGAAACAGTTTGATGAAAATATCTATACTTCAATATCACTTACTAAATTGGTAATTTTTGCAATAAATGAGATTGCTAATAATGGTGAGGAATGTGCTTATGAAAGAATTGTAAAAGAATGTTTTACTCTCTTCCCAAAACGGTTTAGTTTCCAAAGATACCCTGAATGGCCTGATGGAAGTAGAATTAAAATTGAAATATCACGATGCCGTGATAAGGGATGGGTTACAGGAAATGAAAAAAATGGATTCCAAATTACATTATTAGGAAAAAGAGTTGCTCAAGAAGTGTTAAAAGAGTTGCAGGAGGGGAAGGTTAAAAAACTGCAAACGGGACAAATACGAGACCGGGGTAATGCTATAATTAAGTATTTAAAGGAAAGTGAGCCATTTATAAGATTTCGGCAAAATAAAGAAAATTTTGCTCTTTTAATGAGAGTGAATTTAGAAGATTGCTTGTCACTACATTTGAGACACCACCACGAGTTCTGAAACAAAATCTTAATTACTGTCTTGATATTTGTAAACAATATGGAGAAAATGAGCTCTTTGGATTTTTAAAAGAATGCGGAAGACAAAAAGAGTCGTTATTAAAAAGCTCTATTAAAGGTAGGAAAAATATAAATCCTAAAGGGAGGAGAAATGAATAAAAAAGAGTTTGAGGATGAACTTGAAAAGGAGCAAGACCTTCCTATAGACCCCAGACTGGCTATACAAACAAGCTATGGAACCATTCGTTATCTTATTGATGCAGTAGTAGAACTTGTAACAAAGAAAGGCAATACAAATTGATGAAGTTAAAAAAGTTTTAGTAAGGGGGAAAAATGGGGTATAAGAACTTAGTTGTGGAGATAGGGGATAAAATTGCAGTCGTGAAGATAAATCGGCCGCAAGTCTTGAATGCTATGAATCCCGAAACTATACTTGAGTTTGAGTCTTCGCTACATGAGTTAAACGATAATCCAAATGTCGGTGTTATAATAGTTACTGGTGAAGGTAAGTCTTTTGTCTCAGGTTCGGACATTGCTGAGCTTTCTAAGATGGATTCAATTAAGGCAAGAGAATATAGCCAGCTTGGTCAAAGAGTGCTAAATAAAATTGAGGGTATGGCTAAGCCAGTCATTGCTGCAATCAATGGCTATGCGCTGGGGTCGGGCTGTGAGCTTGCTATGGCTTGTGATGTAAGGGTAGCGTCTGATATGGCTAAGTTTGGTCAGCCTGAGGTAAAGCTTGGGCTCATCCCGGGGCATGCAGGCACTCAGCGGCTTGCAAGAATAGTTGGACTTGGTAAAGCAAAAGAGTTAGTCTTTACTGGTGATATAATAGATGCTAATGAAGCGTATAGAATTGGGT
This genomic interval carries:
- a CDS encoding enoyl-CoA hydratase-related protein — protein: MGYKNLVVEIGDKIAVVKINRPQVLNAMNPETILEFESSLHELNDNPNVGVIIVTGEGKSFVSGSDIAELSKMDSIKAREYSQLGQRVLNKIEGMAKPVIAAINGYALGSGCELAMACDVRVASDMAKFGQPEVKLGLIPGHAGTQRLARIVGLGKAKELVFTGDIIDANEAYRIGLVNKVVPAANLLDEAKSLAKKMLSVGPIALKLAKSAINKSFIDTGSAYESEAFGICFSTDEAKEGMKAFIEKRKPNW